Genomic DNA from Methanosarcina sp. MTP4:
CTCAAATATCGTTGGCGGCCCATACCTCGGAGGCAATTACTGGGCAAAACCCGACGGTAGCGAATGGAGCCAGACAACTCCAGATTCAGACATGGATGGTTTCTGTGATTTGCAGTACTCCACAGGAAATGGCCCGGATTCCCTCCCGCTTGCCCTGTGGGCTCCTGTCAAGAACGTAAACTCAGGAGAACTCTTCTGGACTATCCAGGCTGCAGTAAATGCTGCAAGCCCCGGAGACACCATCACCGTTTACCCCGGGACTTATACGGAAAATGTAGACGTGGATAGAGCTAACATAACAATAAAATCCTACTCAGGAAACTTTTTCGACACTATAGTTCAGGCAGCCAGTAGCTCAGACCACGTTTTTTCCGTTAAGGCAGACGGAGTGAAAATTAGCGGGTTTAGCATAACGGGAGCCAATGACTCGGAATGCGGAATCTACCTTGGCGGATTTGAATATTGCCTTATTGAAAATAACGAATTATCGAACAACTTCTTCGGCATCTGGCTGCCTTCTTCGAGTAACAACACGCTGAACAACAACACAGTATCGAACAACTTCTTCGGCATCGCGCTGTCTCATTCGAGCAACAACAACATTCTTTCAAACAATACAGCATCGGATAACGGAAGTGGAATCTGGCTGGATTCTTCGAGCAACAATACGCTTGAAAATAACACAGTGGATTTGAATAGAGGAATGGGCATCTATCTATGGAATCCCAGCGACAACAACAAACTTATCAACAACAAACTTATCAATAACACAGTAACTAACAACGAATATGGCATCTGGCTGGATTCTTCGAACAGCAGTATTCTATCCGGAAACCTGATGCAGGACAACACATGTAATTTTTACACAGGGTATGGACATATGGATACCAATATTATCCATAGCAATAACACCATAGATGGAAAACCAATTTATTATCTTGTTAAAGTTTCAGATATTGAGATCAATTCATCTTCAAATGCAGGGACTGTCTACTTGATTGACTGTATAAATATAACTGTTAAAGACCTGAAGATCGAGAAAACAGGTACAGGAATATACCTTTACAATACCACGGACTCGAAACTGGAAAACAACAGTATAATGGAAACTTACGAGGGCATCTATCTAGAATCTTCCAGCGACAATTTAATCTACAACAACTACTTCAACAATAATAATAACGTTTTTTTATCAGGAACAAACACCGGCAACATCTGGAACACGACCAAAACCGCAGGCTCAAACATCATCGGCGGCCCCTACCTTGGTGGAAACTTCTGGGCAACACCAACCGAGGACGGCTTCAGCCAGATCCACGATGACACCGATGGAGATGGCATTTGTGATCTAGATTATGACCTGGGTGGAGGGAACATTGATTATCTGCCTCTTCTCATCCCTTCACCCTACAAGCCTGAGGACCCGTCAAAACCCCAAGTAGTTGATGGTGGTGATAACGGAGGTGAAGAAGAAGAAGTAGTTGAAGAAGAAGTAGTTGAAGAAGAAGTAGTTGAAGAAGAAGTAGTTGAAGAAGAAGTAGTTGAAGAAGAAGTAGTTGAAGAAGAAGTAGTTGAAGAAGAAGTAGTTGAAGAAGACGAAGTAGATGAAGAAGACGAAGTAGATGAAGTAGATGAAGAAGAAGTAGTTGAAGAAGAAGTAGTTGAAGAAGTAAACTCAACTTACATTATTGAAAAAATTACTGAGGATTTACAAGAAGATATCACTGTAAAATATGAGTTTCAAGAGCAGGAAAACTGTATTGAAGACATTTCCTTCAACCCTGGAAAGACTGAGGACAACGTGACCGCTGAAGTGAAGATACTTGAAGACATCCCCCCTGAGGTTTTAGCCCCACCTAAGGGTATCGTCTACAAAGGAATGAAGATTCAGGTAGGTAATGCTGAATTTTCGAGTGACGAGAAAAACTTCGAGAATGTAACAATCAAGTTCAGGGTTGAAAAGAGCTGGATTCAAGAAAACAACATTAATGAATCCACAATCGTTATGCGCAGGTATTCAGAGGGAAAATGGGAAGATCTTAACACTTCCCTTCTTAACACTTCAAAGGTCAGCAATGCAACGATTGAAGAAAACAACATTAGCGAAGACAATATCCATTTGGAAAGGTATTCAGTGGGAATATGGGAACTTCTTAAAACTCCAAAAGTCAATGATTATGATGATTATATCTATTTTGTGGCTGAAACTCCAGGTTTCTCTTGGTTTGAAATCTTTGGAAAGGTACTACCGGATGGGCTAACGAATCAGGGTCCCATTTTGCCGGCAGCGTTTCTTTTAATAATTTGTCTCGGAAAATTTTTTGTGTCAAGAGAAAAGGATCAAGATGAAAAATAATTAATTTTTATGATTATGCCCATATTCGGCAGAAATACATAAATGAGACATCTATCTGTACAGATGAATCATTTTAGGGGAGGCAACTCCTCTATTTTACATTTTTGGGCATTAATATTATCCTTATTGTGTCCTGGTGCTGAATGTAGGATATATGTTCTATTAATCAAGTTTCATTCATCAATTTTATGAATAACTCGTCCTTCCATAATATTTTAAAATCCTCGTCGTTTTTTGCATATTCCTTCCATTCCGGATTAACTTTTATTGCGTTTTTTAGATCATGAAGTGCCTCTTTTTTCTTTCCGTTCGTACAGTAAATACAGGCACGGTCGTAGAGTGCATCTTGGTCGTCAGGGTCTGTTTCCAAAACTGTGTTATAAACTTTTAAGGCGTCCTCAAGCCTGCCTATTATGAACAAAGATTTTCCTTTGTTAATCATTGCGTCTGCATTCTCTTGATTTATTCCCAGAGCCCTGTCATAAGCCTTCAGAGCATCTTCGTGCTTATCAAGACTGGAAAGGGAGGCCCCCAGGCCAATAAATGAGCCTTCGTGGTTTTTGTTGAGGTCGGTGGAATGTTCAAACATTTTTCTGGAACACTCATATTTTTCTTTGTTAAAATAAGCGATTCCAAGGTTGTAAAATAAACTGTAAAGAAGCTGATATTCAGATTCAGCTTTTTTTGCTTCAATACAATTTTTTGCAGAAAGTTCAAGGAATTCAAACTGCTGATTTTTTGTGTATCGAGAATACGCTTCAAGAGCTTCTGTATAATACTTTAATCCGGTCCATGTTTTTGCCTGGAGTTCTTCTTTTGAGATGTCATAAACTATCATGAAGGCAAGTTCCCGGATTTTGCTTATAATCTGGTCCCCATCACCATTTTGAATATTTTCACGGCTGGTGTCCCAATAAAAGACCTCGTTACCCTCCATCTGTGCGGTTACACGGATACCTGATTCACATTCCTGCAGATTTCCTGTGATTCGCCTCCCTGGGCCTCCCAGAGGCCACAATTGTTTGAGGATAACAGCTAAGTCTCCTACCGGTAGGTTCACCCCACCGATGCTAAATTCTCCTACACTGGATATTTTAGCTTCAAGACATTCCCTATTAGGGGTCACTTTTGGCAATATGATTTTTTCGGGGTTTATGTTGAGGTAGTCATTACAGTGAATCTGATCAATTCGGCGCAGTTCCAGAATAAGGGAATCTGAGATTATTTTTTCATTATATTTCTTTTCGGAGATATGGATGTCGAAGGGTGACACGACAATTTTTTCATCTTCTCTGGACATCCATATAATCATTTTGAACATGAAAGTTAAAAGAGTTATAGCTACAAGGAACTGAACAATAGAGAATATTAAGTCATTAATAGAGGATATTGAATTACTAGTAGAGGATATTAAGTTATTAATAGAGAATGTTGAGTTATTCGTAGGGAATGTTGATTTATTGGCAGTATCCAGTAGAAAATTCTCTCCGTAAGAGCCAGTGAGGGTCTGTTGGAATATAGGAATTGCTGATTGTGCGCTTTCAATTAATTTTTTGATCATTACTTCCTCCAGTATGACCCCCTCACTCGAAGATAAAAATACTGCCTTACATCCAGGTAAATATCACAGATTAAATATGCGTCTTATCTTAATAAAACATACAGTTGAAGGATGAAGTGAGATCTAGATTTTGTAAGCTTTTGTTCCCTTCTCCTTTCTTATTACAGGTATTGAGGCTACTGTATATCTCTTCCTCGGAGGCCGGATATCAAAAGCTTTTTGATTTCAGTCGAATTTGTTTCCTTTTACGAAATATGGAGTGGAGGCGCGAACGTACCCCGTTGCTTGCAGTGTGGTGCTCCGAAGATAACAAGTAACAGGAGCGAAGATAACAATTAATAGGGGGATCGATTCAGATGCAAATCAAAGCTGCGAGAAAAGCTCTGGATTCGTGTTAGTCCCGCTAATATATCTCCGGGGCCCTTAAAGAAGAATAAAGGCCCCGAATACATCTCTTTTTGAATATTCAATCAGGGTCTTACAAATTAATGAAAATAGCTCTTTTTTGAGAAAGTTATGCAAAAATGATTTAACTTTTTATATAACCTTATACGTATTCGGAATCAGAATTTTTGCCTTTTAGTGATCGAGTGTTAGGACTTTAAGCCGAAAAAACAGGGAAACACATGAATCTGATAAAATTTGTTTGCGGCATGCTTGCAGTCGCCCTGGTCCTGGGAATTCTTACCAGTGGAAGTCCGGATGATGGAAATCAGGACAACTCTACCTTCAGCCTGGACGGAACTGCCAGCGAAACCGGAGGAGATTCCCGGGCAGAAGAAATGGAAACAGAAGACCCGGGAGAAAGGTATGATTCCGGAGAGGGCATGGAGGCAGATATTGCTTCGACAGAGCCTGCAGCTTCGGAACCTGAACTGCCGGGAACTCTGATGTTCGGCGAAGGAAAAAGCGATATGGCAGGCCAGCAAAGGTACATCGAAGCCAGGGTAAAAGCCACAGCCGGGCTTATCGAGGAAGAAGGGGATAAAATATTTCCGGATTTCAGAGAAGAAGGCACTTCCTGGTTCCACCATGACTTCTATGTCTTTGTCTGGAAAACCGACGGGACGGCTGTTGTCTATCCCCCGGACAGCAGCATGGAAGGGCAAGACCTGAAAGAGCTTCAGGACTCCACCGGGAAACCCATAGGAGAACTTTTCATTGAAACCGCCCTTAGCGGGGAGAGGGAAGGCTGGGTGGACTACTATTGGCCAAAACCCGGGGAAGACGAGCCTGTCTTGAAGTATTCCTTTATCAGGAAGGTTAACAGGGACGGACAGGACTACCTTGTCGGAGCAGGTTTTTACGCGGATGACTACCTTATTTCCAGAAACCTCGATGAATGCAAAGTCCTCTCCCGCGACGGAGGCATCTACGTTTCCGAGCTCTTACACCCGGAAAACTTTGACAGGGAACTCGATCTGGACTACAGCATCGCTCATTCCATCATCGAACCCGGGGAAAACAATGCCCCCCACCTGATGAGCAACCCTGAAGTCTACTACATACTCGAAGGGGGGGGAGTGATCTATATAGATGGGGTCCCGGTAAAACTCCGGCCCGGACAGCTGGTGTACATCCCTGAAGATTCTATCCAGTGCACTTACAACACGGGAAACACAAGCCTTGAGTTCCTGGCAATAAACCAGCCTGCCTGGGACGAGGATAAAGAAGAGATTTTCGACTGAATGACAAACAAGAAAGTGAAAAACAAAGCCAAAAAGCGGGAATGTCTTCATTCATAGACGATGCACATCCCCCAGCTGTCCAGG
This window encodes:
- a CDS encoding tetratricopeptide repeat protein, producing the protein MIKKLIESAQSAIPIFQQTLTGSYGENFLLDTANKSTFPTNNSTFSINNLISSTSNSISSINDLIFSIVQFLVAITLLTFMFKMIIWMSREDEKIVVSPFDIHISEKKYNEKIISDSLILELRRIDQIHCNDYLNINPEKIILPKVTPNRECLEAKISSVGEFSIGGVNLPVGDLAVILKQLWPLGGPGRRITGNLQECESGIRVTAQMEGNEVFYWDTSRENIQNGDGDQIISKIRELAFMIVYDISKEELQAKTWTGLKYYTEALEAYSRYTKNQQFEFLELSAKNCIEAKKAESEYQLLYSLFYNLGIAYFNKEKYECSRKMFEHSTDLNKNHEGSFIGLGASLSSLDKHEDALKAYDRALGINQENADAMINKGKSLFIIGRLEDALKVYNTVLETDPDDQDALYDRACIYCTNGKKKEALHDLKNAIKVNPEWKEYAKNDEDFKILWKDELFIKLMNET
- a CDS encoding cache domain-containing protein, which gives rise to MNLIKFVCGMLAVALVLGILTSGSPDDGNQDNSTFSLDGTASETGGDSRAEEMETEDPGERYDSGEGMEADIASTEPAASEPELPGTLMFGEGKSDMAGQQRYIEARVKATAGLIEEEGDKIFPDFREEGTSWFHHDFYVFVWKTDGTAVVYPPDSSMEGQDLKELQDSTGKPIGELFIETALSGEREGWVDYYWPKPGEDEPVLKYSFIRKVNRDGQDYLVGAGFYADDYLISRNLDECKVLSRDGGIYVSELLHPENFDRELDLDYSIAHSIIEPGENNAPHLMSNPEVYYILEGGGVIYIDGVPVKLRPGQLVYIPEDSIQCTYNTGNTSLEFLAINQPAWDEDKEEIFD